One segment of Macrotis lagotis isolate mMagLag1 chromosome 1, bilby.v1.9.chrom.fasta, whole genome shotgun sequence DNA contains the following:
- the LOC141489003 gene encoding olfactory receptor 52Z1P-like gives MEKYENTTSSNISYTSFFLVGFPGLREWRSLLVLPLSCLYALILSANALIIYTVATHRSLHQPMYVLISLLLAINICAATTVVPQMLAGFVYYANPVSLEGCLTQMFFIYFTLLLDYNLLLAMALDRYVAICHPLRYADLVTSQLLGLLAVAALIRSLAVTVPLVVLTSRARFCRTTVIRHFACEYIALLSIACGDLTFNNRLGLAMRLITVTFDLSLLGASYTRIVYTAFRISSGNARAKALHTCGSHLLVIFTIYLSGLSTSIVFRFAKSVSQDIQNLLSAIYLMLPGALNPIIYGVRTREIRQHVERLLWGRESGLVTRDQAKRLQNMQSERGIPG, from the coding sequence ATGGAGAAATATGAGAACACTACCAGCTCCAATATCTCCTACACCAGCTTCTTCCTGGTGGGCTTTCCTGGGCTACGGGAATGGCGTTCCCTTTTGGTTCTTCCCCTTTCCTGCCTCTATGCCTTAATTCTGTCTGCCAATGCCCTGATCATCTACACTGTGGCCACCCATCGGAGTCTGCACCAGCCCATGTATGTGCTCATTTCCCTGCTCCTGGCCATCAATATCTGTGCTGCCACTACAGTGGTGCCCCAGATGCTGGCAGGCTTTGTATACTATGCCAATCCTGTGTCACTAGAGGGCTGCCTCACTCAAATGTTCTTCATCTACTTCACCCTCCTCCTAGACTACAACCTCTTGTTGGCTATGGCTCTGGACCGCTACGTGGCCATCTGCCACCCACTCCGATATGCAGACCTGGTGACATCACAGCTGCTGGGCCTGCTGGCTGTGGCTGCCCTCATTCGGAGCCTGGCTGTGACAGTGCCCCTGGTGGTGCTGACTTCCCGGGCACGCTTCTGTCGGACGACGGTGATCCGCCATTTTGCCTGCGAGTACATTGCCTTGCTGAGCATTGCATGTGGGGACCTGACCTTCAACAACAGGTTGGGGCTGGCCATGCGGCTCATCACTGTGACCTTCGACCTGTCCCTGCTGGGGGCCTCCTATACCCGTATTGTCTATACTGCCTTCCGGATTTCATCAGGCAATGCACGAGCCAAGGCCCTACACACATGTGGCTCTCACCTGTTGGTCATCTTCACCATCTACCTCTCTGGCCTCTCCACTTCAATTGTCTTTCGGTTTGCGAAGTCTGTGTCTCAGGATATACAAAATCTGCTCAGCGCCATCTACCTGATGCTTCCAGGGGCCCTGAATCCCATCATCTATGGGGTGAGGACCAGGGAGATCCGGCAGCATGTGGAGAGATTGCTCTGGGGAAGGGAATCAGGGCTGGTGACCAGAGACCAGGCAAAGAGGCTGCAAAATATGCAGTCAGAGAGAGGAATCCCAGGTTGA